From a single Nicotiana tabacum cultivar K326 chromosome 8, ASM71507v2, whole genome shotgun sequence genomic region:
- the LOC142163309 gene encoding uncharacterized protein LOC142163309: MYYATANGLAEAFNKMLCNLLKKVVSKSKRDWHDRMEEALWAYRLTEEENARLRLEELESLDEKRLEAQQSLECYQARLSRAFNKKVRLRSFQVGDQVLVVRRPIITSRKSGGKFTSKWDGPYVVQEAYSSGAYKLVDVDGMRIGPINGKFLKRYYP; encoded by the exons ATGTATTATGCTACTGCAAATGGACTAGCCGAAGCATTTAACAAGATGCtttgcaacttgttaaagaaggTCGTCTCCAAGTCTAAAAGAGATTGGCATGACAGAATGGAAGAAGCTTTGTGGGCATATC GTCTTACTGAGGAAGAAAACGCTCGCCTACGCCTTGAAGAACTTGAATCCCTCGATGAAAAAAGGctagaagctcaacaaagtcttgaatgttatcaagctcgtcTTTCTCgtgctttcaacaaaaaggttcgCTTGAGGTCCTTCCAAGTTGGCGATCAAGTTCTTGTAGTAAGAAGACCTATTATCACCTCTCGCAAATCTGGGGGCAAATTCACTTCAAAGTGGGATGGTCCATATGTTGTGCAAGAAGCCTATTCAAGTGGAGCTTACAAGTTAGTTGATGTAGATGGCATGAGAATTGGCCCTATCAATGGGAAATTTTTGAAGAGGTACTATCCTTGA